One stretch of Halichoerus grypus chromosome 10, mHalGry1.hap1.1, whole genome shotgun sequence DNA includes these proteins:
- the LIPT1 gene encoding lipoyl amidotransferase LIPT1, mitochondrial, translating to MLIPFSMKNCFQLLCNLKVPAAGFKNTVKSGLILQSISSDVYQNLAVEDWIHDHMNLEGKPVLFLWRNSPSIVIGRHQNPWQECNLNLMREEGIKLARRRSGGGTVYHDMGNINLTFFTTKKKYDRMQNLKLVVRALNAVQPQLDVQATKRCDLLLDGQFKISGTASKIGRTSAYHHCTLLCSTDRTFLSSLLKSPYQGIRSNATVSIPSTVKNLLEKDPTLTCEVLMNAIATEYAAYHQIDNHINLINPTDETLFPGINNKAKKLQTWEWIYGKTPKFSINTSFNVLYEQSHLEIKIFIDIKGGRIEICNIEAPDHWLPLEICDKLNSSFIGSKFCPNEITVLTNILHRTCPEDDELHSKWNILCEKIKGIM from the coding sequence atgctgATCCCATTTTCAATGAAGAATTGCTTCCAGTTACTTTGTAACCTCAAGGTCCCAGCAGCTGGCTTTAAGAACACAGTAAAAAGTGGGCTCATTTTACAGTCCATTTCCAGTGATGTTTATCAAAATCTGGCTGTAGAAGACTGGATCCATGACCATATGAATCTAGAAGGCAAGCCGGTTCTTTTCTTGTGGAGAAATTCCCCCTCTATTGTAATAGGTAGGCATCAGAATCCTTGGCAGGAATGCAACCTGAATCTGATGAGAGAAGAAGGTATAAAACTGGCTCGGAGAAGAAGTGGAGGAGGAACAGTCTACCATGATATGGGTAATATCAATTTGACTTTTTTTACAACCAAAAAAAAGTATGATAGAATGCAGAACCTAAAATTAGTTGTGAGGGCTCTGAATGCTGTCCAACCCCAGCTGGATGTACAGGCCACCAAAAGATGTGACCTTTTACTGGATGGACAGTTTAAAATCTCAGGAACAGCTTCTAAGATTGGCCGGACTTCTGCTTACCACCACTGCACTTTATTGTGTAGTACCGATAGAACCTTCTTGTCGTCTTTGCTGAAGAGCCCTTACCAAGGGATCAGGAGCAATGCCACTGTTAGCATACCTTCCACAGtaaaaaatcttttggaaaaagATCCCACTCTGACCTGTGAAGTACTCATGAATGCTATTGCGACAGAGTATGCTGCTTATCATCAAATTGATAATCATATCAACCTAATAAACCCAACAGATGAGACACTATTTCCTGGAATAAATAACAAAGCCAAAAAACTACAGACCTGGGAGTGGATATATGGCAAAACTCCAAAGTTTAGTATAAACACTTCGTTTAATGTATTATATGAACAGTcgcatttggaaattaaaatattcatagaCATAAAGGGTGGAAGGATTGAAATCTGTAATATTGAAGCACCTGATCATTGGTTGCCACTGGAAATATGTGACAAATTAAATTCAAGTTTTATTGGCAGTAAGTTTTGCCCAAACGAAATTACTGTGCTAACAAATATTTTACATAGAACATGTCCAGAAGATGATGAACTACACAGTAAATGGAATATTCTCTGTGAAAAAATTAAGGGAATAATGTGA